Proteins from a genomic interval of Paenibacillus sp. FSL R5-0623:
- a CDS encoding DUF4188 domain-containing protein, producing MANIYKGRYSAQIKGEFVVFIIGMRINRLWAIHKWLPVFKSMGPMIKELYMNPETGFLSTEYFISWRGVTLLQYWRSYDELEKYARGGLHLEAWKRFNRSIGTDGTVGIYHETYKAQSGSFETIYANMPKFGLAKASEHVPATGRMETSRRRMGGENDPAVEAPEKP from the coding sequence GTGGCAAACATATATAAGGGAAGATATTCCGCTCAGATTAAGGGAGAATTTGTTGTTTTTATCATCGGAATGAGGATCAATCGTCTGTGGGCTATACATAAATGGCTGCCTGTCTTTAAGTCCATGGGCCCGATGATTAAAGAACTGTATATGAATCCGGAGACCGGATTTCTGAGTACAGAGTATTTTATAAGCTGGCGTGGGGTGACGTTACTACAATACTGGCGCTCTTACGATGAATTGGAGAAATACGCACGAGGTGGACTGCACTTGGAAGCTTGGAAAAGATTCAACCGCTCCATTGGTACTGACGGAACTGTGGGGATCTACCATGAGACATACAAAGCTCAGTCAGGTTCCTTCGAGACCATATATGCCAATATGCCCAAATTCGGATTAGCTAAAGCGTCTGAACATGTGCCAGCGACAGGCAGGATGGAAACATCCAGACGCAGAATGGGCGGAGAGAATGACCCGGCAGTGGAAGCACCAGAGAAGCCTTAA